A portion of the Kiritimatiellia bacterium genome contains these proteins:
- a CDS encoding glycosyltransferase family 4 protein — MRLLFLAPQPFLRERGTPLRARNILAALTGAGHQVEMLCYPFGEDVTMSGLQLRRSARVPGISDVGIGPSAAKILLDVPFALRALRMCLRSNVDAIQAVEEAGLFAWVPARLRHRPFVYQMDSWISEQLVFSGFATRGPALALARWLERAAMRSAALVITVGPDHAAEVRRIAPHAQVLVLPDAPAADHFVPDEAGAARWRKRLGLGEARCVVYTGNFEPYQGVDLLVRAAGRMTSAQNGVRVVLVGGRPDQIREMEALAKASGAGDVCVFAGTQPPAEMTAFLSLADVLVSPRCRGRNPPMKIYTYLQAGRPIVATRVPTHTQVLDDEISLLADPDPAALATALDAALADADRSARIVAAARERFEREFSPARFRERLLRAIEQLGHWRASPPSSMASVTC, encoded by the coding sequence ATGAGGCTTCTGTTTCTCGCTCCGCAGCCCTTCCTGCGAGAACGGGGCACGCCGCTGCGAGCGCGTAACATCCTCGCCGCGCTCACCGGTGCGGGGCACCAGGTGGAAATGCTCTGCTACCCGTTCGGCGAGGATGTCACCATGAGCGGGCTGCAGCTGCGGCGCTCCGCGCGCGTACCGGGGATCAGCGATGTCGGCATCGGTCCCTCCGCGGCAAAGATTCTGCTCGACGTACCGTTCGCGCTGCGGGCACTGCGGATGTGCCTGCGCAGCAACGTCGATGCGATTCAGGCGGTCGAGGAGGCGGGGCTCTTTGCCTGGGTGCCAGCGCGGCTGCGGCACCGGCCGTTCGTTTATCAGATGGATTCCTGGATCTCCGAGCAGCTGGTGTTCAGCGGGTTCGCCACGCGCGGTCCTGCGCTGGCGCTGGCACGCTGGCTGGAACGGGCCGCGATGCGCAGCGCGGCGCTCGTGATCACCGTCGGTCCCGATCACGCCGCGGAGGTCCGCCGCATCGCCCCCCACGCGCAGGTTCTGGTGCTGCCGGATGCGCCCGCGGCAGATCACTTTGTGCCGGACGAGGCCGGCGCGGCCCGCTGGCGCAAGCGGCTGGGACTTGGCGAGGCACGCTGCGTCGTCTACACGGGCAATTTCGAGCCCTATCAGGGCGTGGACCTGCTGGTGCGTGCGGCCGGCCGCATGACCTCCGCGCAGAACGGCGTTCGCGTAGTGCTGGTCGGAGGCCGACCCGACCAGATCCGCGAAATGGAAGCTCTGGCGAAAGCGTCGGGCGCCGGAGATGTCTGCGTGTTCGCAGGCACTCAGCCGCCTGCAGAAATGACCGCGTTCCTTTCGCTCGCCGACGTGCTGGTCAGCCCCCGCTGCCGGGGCCGCAATCCTCCAATGAAAATCTACACGTACCTGCAAGCGGGCCGGCCAATCGTCGCCACGCGAGTGCCGACCCACACGCAGGTGCTCGACGACGAAATCTCGCTGCTCGCCGATCCTGATCCCGCGGCGCTCGCCACCGCGCTCGACGCGGCCCTGGCCGACGCCGACCGGTCTGCCCGCATTGTGGCGGCGGCACGCGAGCGGTTCGAGCGCGAATTCAGCCCCGCGAGGTTTCGTGAACGGCTACTTAGAGCGATTGAGCAGCTTGGGCACTGGCGCGCGTCTCCCCCCAGCTCAATGGCGTCGGTCACCTGCTGA
- a CDS encoding acylphosphatase yields the protein MKDSSSPTGALRLRVQGRVQGVGFRYSTIEVARRFRVTGYVMNLPDGSVEIVAEGEPAELTAFLDAVRRMPVYRNVTGEELGRAPPTGRYADFRIRFS from the coding sequence GTGAAGGATTCTTCCAGCCCAACGGGTGCGCTGCGGCTGCGGGTTCAGGGCCGCGTCCAAGGTGTTGGCTTCCGCTATTCCACGATTGAGGTGGCGCGTCGGTTCCGCGTCACCGGCTATGTGATGAACCTTCCCGATGGCTCGGTTGAGATTGTCGCGGAAGGTGAGCCGGCGGAGCTCACCGCGTTTCTGGATGCGGTGCGCCGCATGCCCGTCTACCGGAACGTGACCGGCGAAGAATTGGGTCGCGCACCGCCGACCGGTCGCTACGCAGATTTCCGCATCCGTTTCAGTTGA
- a CDS encoding MiaB/RimO family radical SAM methylthiotransferase has protein sequence MKFHIWTIGCQMNEADARQLDERLRAAGHQPCDDPRDADLVILNSCVVRQSAEDRVRARLREALAWKRRRAGRQVALMGCLVGHRERDARRLAGELPGVDFLLPPSDPSALLAAVGVAAEGCAEGAAPAAGPVRANVPVVLGCSRACTYCVIPYRRGRERSRPRNEVLAEVVRLVERGVREVVLLGQIVDRYGVDRPGEGDLADLLRDVARTDVLRVRFLTNHPSFLTDRLLEAVAETAKVCPHFEIPAQSGDDEILARMRRGYTADEYRRTVERIRRRLPGAAVHSDFIVGFPGESDAQFEATVRLVEEMRFDKIHVARYSPRPDTLAARRWPDDVPEPVKEERRRRLDELQTRIQREQNAAALGQVVEVLVDGRDERRGRWRGRTPQDRIVFFEDPRHRLGDLALVRITWTGPHSLIGQPEDPLQPREEQQ, from the coding sequence ATGAAGTTCCACATCTGGACCATCGGCTGCCAGATGAATGAGGCCGATGCGCGCCAGCTGGACGAGCGGCTACGCGCGGCCGGGCATCAACCGTGTGACGACCCTCGCGACGCGGACCTGGTGATCCTGAACTCCTGCGTGGTGCGACAGTCGGCCGAAGATCGGGTGCGCGCACGACTGCGCGAGGCGCTGGCCTGGAAACGGCGTCGCGCGGGGCGCCAGGTCGCGCTGATGGGCTGTCTGGTCGGCCACCGCGAGCGCGATGCCCGACGGCTCGCCGGCGAGCTGCCCGGCGTCGATTTTCTGCTGCCACCCTCCGATCCGTCCGCGCTGCTGGCGGCAGTGGGAGTGGCCGCCGAGGGATGCGCGGAGGGTGCCGCGCCGGCGGCCGGGCCAGTGCGGGCCAACGTGCCGGTCGTGCTCGGCTGCTCGCGCGCATGTACCTACTGCGTGATTCCGTACCGCCGCGGCCGCGAGCGCAGCCGGCCGCGCAACGAGGTGCTGGCCGAGGTGGTTCGGCTCGTCGAGCGCGGGGTGCGGGAGGTGGTGCTGCTGGGCCAGATTGTGGACCGGTACGGTGTTGACCGCCCCGGTGAAGGGGACCTGGCCGACCTTCTGCGCGACGTTGCGCGGACGGACGTGCTCCGTGTGCGATTCCTCACCAATCATCCGTCGTTTCTCACCGATCGCCTCTTGGAGGCGGTCGCCGAAACCGCAAAGGTTTGCCCGCACTTTGAGATCCCTGCGCAGTCGGGTGATGATGAGATTCTCGCTCGGATGCGGCGCGGCTACACCGCCGACGAGTACCGACGCACGGTGGAGCGTATCCGCCGGCGATTGCCCGGCGCAGCGGTGCACTCGGACTTCATCGTCGGCTTCCCCGGCGAGAGCGACGCGCAGTTTGAAGCCACCGTGCGCCTGGTGGAGGAGATGCGATTCGACAAGATCCACGTCGCACGCTATTCGCCCCGCCCCGACACCCTCGCCGCGCGCCGCTGGCCAGACGACGTACCGGAGCCAGTGAAAGAGGAACGGCGGCGTCGGCTCGACGAGCTGCAGACCCGCATTCAGCGCGAGCAGAACGCCGCTGCGCTGGGCCAAGTGGTCGAGGTGCTGGTGGACGGACGCGACGAACGACGCGGCCGCTGGCGGGGCCGGACCCCGCAAGACCGGATCGTGTTCTTTGAGGACCCCCGTCATCGGCTGGGTGACCTGGCCTTGGTGAGAATCACCTGGACCGGACCGCATTCGCTGATCGGTCAACCGGAAGATCCCCTCCAACCGCGGGAGGAGCAACAGTGA
- a CDS encoding Gfo/Idh/MocA family oxidoreductase, with product MTSPVWSRRAALRALGALAAPSIVPCRVLGRGGAVAPSERIGIAVIGAGERGRGHVQEFGGFPETRIAAICDVDIQKARSLRDWATVQRRVEADCAVTQDFRELIGHPDVDAVAIAAPEHWHAFIAIAAMRAGRDVYCEKALARTVAEGRAICTTVRETGRVLQSGMQQRSDPRFRFACELALNGHLGRLHTVTVAVPGGHLRLREGVRALHLPVAPPPPTLDYDLWLGPAPMKPHRQGICSYYWYFFSDYCAGWMQSWGVHHLDIALWGAPSLGRDRIAVEGTAVFLEEGDPDVPFGWDITVTAADGLRLRFYDDSRSPYGHGVRFEGDRGWVHVVRGAIRAEPAALLETVIRPDQTRLRVSTHHIGDFLQCIRTRREPVAPAEACQAATTLSLVCDIAARCGRRLTWDWNTERFVGDPSADRHLARAPRAPWTLG from the coding sequence ATGACCTCGCCCGTTTGGTCCCGCCGCGCTGCGTTGCGAGCGCTCGGTGCGCTCGCCGCGCCCTCGATCGTGCCCTGTCGCGTGCTGGGCCGCGGCGGCGCGGTCGCTCCGAGCGAACGCATCGGCATCGCGGTGATCGGTGCCGGCGAACGTGGCCGCGGCCACGTGCAGGAGTTCGGTGGCTTCCCGGAGACGCGCATCGCGGCGATCTGCGACGTGGATATCCAGAAAGCCCGCTCGCTCCGGGACTGGGCCACCGTCCAGCGCCGCGTGGAGGCGGACTGCGCGGTGACCCAGGACTTCCGCGAGCTCATCGGCCACCCGGACGTGGATGCCGTCGCGATCGCGGCACCGGAACACTGGCATGCGTTCATCGCGATCGCCGCAATGCGGGCGGGCCGCGATGTCTACTGCGAAAAGGCGCTCGCGCGCACGGTCGCCGAGGGCCGCGCGATCTGTACCACCGTGCGCGAAACCGGCCGCGTGCTGCAGTCCGGCATGCAGCAGCGCTCCGATCCCCGGTTTCGGTTTGCGTGCGAGCTGGCGTTGAACGGACACCTCGGGCGACTGCACACCGTCACCGTCGCAGTGCCAGGCGGCCACCTGCGCCTCCGGGAGGGTGTCCGCGCGCTGCATCTGCCCGTTGCGCCACCGCCCCCCACGCTGGACTACGACCTCTGGCTCGGGCCGGCCCCCATGAAGCCTCACCGTCAAGGGATCTGCAGCTACTACTGGTACTTCTTCTCCGATTACTGCGCCGGCTGGATGCAAAGCTGGGGCGTGCACCATCTCGACATCGCTCTCTGGGGCGCGCCCTCCCTCGGCCGCGACCGCATCGCGGTCGAGGGCACCGCGGTGTTCCTCGAAGAGGGCGATCCCGACGTGCCATTCGGTTGGGACATCACCGTCACTGCCGCTGACGGCCTTCGACTGCGCTTCTATGATGACAGCCGTTCCCCCTACGGCCACGGTGTGCGGTTTGAGGGCGACCGCGGCTGGGTGCACGTCGTGCGCGGCGCAATCCGCGCAGAGCCCGCCGCGCTGCTCGAAACGGTGATCCGGCCGGACCAGACCCGGCTGCGTGTCTCGACCCACCACATCGGCGACTTTCTCCAGTGCATCCGTACGCGGCGCGAACCGGTTGCGCCGGCGGAGGCCTGCCAGGCGGCGACCACCCTCTCGCTGGTCTGCGACATCGCCGCACGCTGCGGTCGGCGGCTGACATGGGACTGGAACACCGAACGATTTGTCGGCGATCCCTCCGCCGATCGTCACCTCGCCCGCGCACCGCGTGCGCCGTGGACGCTGGGCTAG
- a CDS encoding sulfatase-like hydrolase/transferase: MRRAQTFAAIALVLGAATVSGAAQPNFLLILADDLGYGDLSLHGAPDVRTPNLDRLATEGIRFSAMRANATVCSPTRAAILTGLYPDRVGVPGVIRSQPADSWGWFSPGVPTLADRLRELGYHTALVGKWHLGLESPNLPNERGFDLFRGFLGDMMDSYTHHRRHGLNYMRHNREVVDPPGHATDIFTDWAVAYLRGDGRPADRPFFLYLAYNAPHFPIEPPPEWLERVRRRCMDLDVKRAKNVALVEHLDDAIGRVLAALHAVGAESNTLVVATSDNGGSLPHAQSNRPWRGGKQDHYDGGLRVPFLARWPAVIAPGRVSDYEGLTFDVTPTFLEAAGGRAPAELDAVSLLPILRGGAPPRERRELYFVRREGGPRYGGKSYEALIADGWKLMQNDPFSPWELYNLRDDPQEQTDLAAACPEVVRRLSEALRNHIRRGGAAPWQPSAVR, encoded by the coding sequence GTGCGTCGGGCGCAGACCTTCGCCGCGATCGCGCTGGTGCTGGGGGCGGCGACCGTGTCCGGCGCGGCCCAGCCGAACTTCCTGCTCATCCTCGCGGACGACCTCGGCTACGGTGACCTCTCCCTCCACGGTGCGCCGGATGTGCGCACCCCCAATCTCGACCGGCTCGCCACGGAAGGCATCCGTTTCTCCGCGATGCGGGCGAACGCGACCGTTTGCTCGCCCACCCGCGCCGCGATTCTGACCGGCCTATATCCGGACCGTGTCGGCGTACCGGGCGTGATCCGCTCGCAGCCGGCGGACTCCTGGGGGTGGTTCTCCCCCGGCGTGCCCACGCTGGCCGATCGCCTCCGCGAGCTCGGCTATCACACCGCGCTCGTCGGCAAGTGGCATCTGGGGCTTGAGTCGCCCAACCTGCCCAATGAGCGGGGGTTTGATCTGTTTCGTGGGTTTCTCGGTGACATGATGGACAGTTACACCCACCACCGTCGCCACGGGCTCAACTACATGCGTCACAACCGCGAGGTGGTGGATCCGCCCGGCCATGCGACCGACATCTTCACCGACTGGGCAGTCGCCTATCTTCGCGGCGATGGGCGCCCTGCCGACCGGCCGTTTTTTCTCTATCTGGCCTACAACGCACCGCACTTTCCGATCGAGCCACCACCCGAATGGCTGGAGCGCGTTCGCCGTCGCTGCATGGATCTGGACGTGAAGCGCGCGAAGAACGTTGCGTTGGTCGAGCACCTCGACGACGCCATCGGGCGGGTGCTGGCGGCGCTGCACGCGGTCGGGGCCGAGTCGAACACGCTGGTCGTCGCAACGTCCGATAATGGCGGCTCACTGCCACACGCGCAGTCGAACCGTCCCTGGCGGGGGGGAAAACAGGACCACTACGATGGCGGTCTCCGCGTGCCATTCCTGGCGCGGTGGCCTGCCGTGATCGCACCGGGAAGAGTGTCCGACTACGAGGGCCTAACGTTCGACGTCACACCGACATTTCTGGAGGCAGCCGGCGGGCGAGCGCCCGCCGAGCTAGACGCGGTGAGTTTGCTGCCGATTCTTCGCGGCGGCGCACCGCCCCGGGAACGGCGGGAGCTCTACTTTGTGCGGCGGGAAGGAGGGCCGCGGTATGGCGGCAAGAGCTATGAGGCACTCATTGCGGACGGCTGGAAGCTGATGCAGAACGATCCGTTTTCGCCGTGGGAGCTGTACAATCTGCGCGACGATCCGCAGGAGCAGACCGATCTTGCGGCCGCATGCCCCGAGGTGGTGCGGCGACTGTCGGAGGCGCTCCGTAACCACATCCGTCGCGGTGGCGCCGCGCCCTGGCAGCCCTCCGCCGTCCGTTGA
- a CDS encoding alpha-L-fucosidase, protein MKSLKSLRWMVGSVWWTCASIAALAPDAAPLEPDPSAVERWRAMRFGMFIHWGPVSLTGQEIGWSRGAQVPVEEYDQLYQRFNPTNFNADAWVAAARAAGMRYVVFTTKHHDGFCMWATRQTDYNIMRTPFGRDVVRELADACRRGGLAFGTYYSVCDWYHPAFPRTSPGGKVRRDVSDIAAYREYLRAQVRELIEGYGPLLTMWFDMPQEFDRAEGERNVRFCRALQPDILVNNRAGGGAGDYDTPEQRIGAFQTHRPWETCMTVGRQWAWKPNDQLKTAAECVRILLRTIGGDGNLLMNVGPMPTGEIEPRQVELLREVGRWIEPRAEAIYHTRGGPWKPARHVVSTRRDRTVYLHVLDWPEDTLRLPPLPARVLSSRTVGAGGVKVLATAEGVQLSAEPPQRDPIATTVALELDRPAMEIEPIVVPNVGGSLAEGRPARASNVYRDSPDYHASKAVDGDDHTRWATDASVGECWLEVDLGSPQVFDRAVIRECVDYGARIEAFEIQVRENENWRVVHRGGAVGPRLEVAFPAVTGQVVRLRITRGRNGPTIREFELHAPGR, encoded by the coding sequence ATGAAATCACTGAAGAGCCTGCGATGGATGGTCGGAAGCGTTTGGTGGACTTGTGCAAGCATTGCCGCGCTCGCGCCCGACGCTGCTCCTTTGGAACCCGATCCGTCAGCGGTGGAACGCTGGCGTGCGATGCGTTTTGGCATGTTCATCCATTGGGGCCCGGTGAGCCTGACGGGACAGGAGATCGGCTGGTCCCGCGGGGCTCAGGTCCCAGTGGAGGAATACGATCAGCTCTATCAACGCTTTAATCCCACGAACTTCAACGCCGACGCGTGGGTCGCCGCCGCCCGCGCCGCTGGCATGCGCTATGTCGTTTTCACCACCAAACACCATGATGGGTTTTGCATGTGGGCCACGCGTCAGACCGACTACAACATCATGCGAACCCCGTTCGGGCGGGATGTGGTCCGCGAACTGGCAGATGCCTGCCGGCGCGGTGGGCTTGCCTTTGGAACCTACTACTCGGTCTGCGATTGGTATCACCCGGCCTTTCCCCGCACCAGCCCGGGCGGCAAGGTCCGCCGTGACGTCTCGGACATTGCCGCCTACCGCGAGTATCTGAGGGCGCAGGTTCGCGAGCTGATCGAAGGCTATGGTCCGCTGCTGACGATGTGGTTCGACATGCCGCAGGAGTTCGATCGGGCCGAGGGAGAGCGAAACGTCCGTTTTTGTCGCGCGCTGCAGCCGGACATCCTCGTAAATAATCGCGCCGGCGGCGGCGCGGGCGACTACGACACGCCGGAGCAGCGCATCGGCGCCTTTCAAACGCACCGCCCATGGGAAACCTGCATGACGGTCGGGCGGCAGTGGGCGTGGAAACCGAACGACCAGCTCAAAACCGCTGCCGAGTGTGTGCGAATTCTTCTGAGGACGATCGGCGGGGACGGCAACCTACTGATGAACGTTGGACCGATGCCGACCGGAGAGATCGAACCGAGGCAGGTGGAACTATTGCGCGAAGTGGGGCGATGGATCGAACCGCGCGCAGAGGCGATCTACCACACCCGCGGAGGCCCGTGGAAACCTGCCCGGCATGTGGTTTCCACCCGACGGGACCGCACCGTCTATCTGCACGTGCTGGACTGGCCCGAAGACACGCTGCGGCTGCCGCCATTGCCCGCGCGCGTACTCTCCAGCCGCACAGTCGGCGCCGGAGGGGTGAAGGTTCTGGCCACCGCCGAGGGGGTGCAGCTGAGCGCGGAGCCACCGCAGCGAGACCCGATTGCGACGACGGTGGCGCTGGAATTGGACCGTCCCGCGATGGAGATCGAGCCGATCGTGGTGCCGAACGTCGGCGGCTCGCTCGCCGAAGGCCGCCCCGCCCGCGCCTCGAATGTCTATCGCGACAGTCCCGACTATCACGCCAGCAAGGCGGTGGATGGCGATGATCACACCCGCTGGGCCACAGACGCATCGGTCGGGGAATGCTGGCTCGAGGTGGATCTGGGGAGCCCACAGGTCTTCGATCGTGCCGTCATCCGCGAATGCGTGGACTACGGGGCGCGGATCGAAGCGTTTGAAATCCAGGTTCGTGAAAATGAGAACTGGCGCGTGGTGCATCGCGGCGGCGCTGTGGGCCCGCGACTCGAAGTGGCCTTCCCCGCGGTCACCGGACAGGTCGTGCGGCTGCGGATCACCCGCGGGCGGAACGGTCCGACAATCCGCGAGTTTGAACTCCATGCGCCGGGCCGCTGA
- a CDS encoding TetR/AcrR family transcriptional regulator — MRAALSPRAPSRRSAGRPQRLAEAAFLLFAERGFDGATLDEVAAAAGVTKGSLYCHFENKLDLMLAACRHYYRCWEAGIHTAIATARTPAERLRRALVFSVASCVADHRNRRFTTGIFMRMQHDAAIRSSWAQFYASVREFYIGLVRAAQAAGELPPGDARRQVDLMLEAMEGLKVRAGFEPAVAEPSEQAATVDALYGIFARPTEERPPT, encoded by the coding sequence ATGAGAGCGGCGCTCAGCCCGCGCGCACCGTCCCGCCGGTCGGCGGGCCGGCCGCAGCGCTTGGCGGAGGCCGCCTTCCTCCTCTTCGCAGAACGCGGATTCGACGGCGCGACTCTCGACGAGGTTGCCGCCGCGGCGGGCGTCACGAAGGGCAGCCTCTACTGTCACTTCGAAAACAAGCTCGATCTGATGCTCGCCGCCTGCCGGCACTATTACCGGTGCTGGGAGGCCGGCATTCACACGGCGATTGCGACCGCCCGCACGCCCGCGGAGCGACTCCGCCGCGCGCTGGTGTTCAGCGTCGCCTCCTGTGTCGCCGACCATCGCAACCGCCGCTTCACCACCGGCATCTTCATGCGCATGCAGCACGACGCGGCCATCCGGTCGAGCTGGGCGCAGTTTTACGCGTCGGTCCGCGAATTCTACATCGGGCTGGTCCGCGCCGCGCAGGCGGCCGGGGAACTGCCCCCCGGCGATGCGCGCCGGCAGGTGGACCTGATGCTGGAAGCAATGGAAGGGCTCAAAGTGCGCGCGGGATTCGAACCGGCCGTCGCGGAACCCTCCGAGCAGGCCGCCACCGTGGACGCGCTCTACGGCATCTTTGCGCGCCCTACTGAGGAGAGACCCCCGACATGA
- a CDS encoding sel1 repeat family protein: MKSYSWLQVGFAGARGVCAGAAVLAAIASRSGADEIELTILRDAAERGDVGAQVEYADRLATARGTARDIRAALEWWARAALTGHAGAMVRVADSLMEGEGVEADPAKAVALWRRAAEAGHAGAMARLARAYERGQGVATNLAEARIWWKRAAEAGDPAAQYEWGRWLDEGIGLPAAPADARMWYERAAQHGVAAAMNALARFHAEGRGGPPDRREAYVWCLLAARAGDEVGRRNCEVLAGALSALERFHASREAAARARAWGLP, from the coding sequence ATGAAATCGTACAGTTGGCTGCAGGTTGGATTCGCGGGGGCGCGGGGGGTGTGCGCGGGCGCCGCGGTTCTGGCGGCCATCGCGTCGCGGAGCGGTGCCGACGAGATTGAGCTGACGATTCTGCGCGACGCGGCCGAGCGGGGCGACGTCGGCGCACAGGTCGAGTATGCCGACCGGCTAGCGACGGCCCGGGGGACAGCACGGGACATCCGCGCGGCGCTGGAGTGGTGGGCGCGCGCAGCGCTGACGGGACACGCGGGTGCGATGGTGCGCGTGGCGGACAGTTTGATGGAGGGGGAGGGTGTCGAGGCAGATCCGGCCAAAGCGGTGGCGCTTTGGCGGCGGGCGGCCGAGGCGGGTCACGCGGGCGCGATGGCGCGCCTGGCGCGGGCGTACGAACGGGGACAGGGCGTCGCGACGAACCTTGCGGAGGCACGGATCTGGTGGAAGCGGGCTGCGGAGGCGGGTGACCCGGCAGCGCAATACGAATGGGGCCGCTGGTTGGACGAGGGGATCGGCCTGCCCGCAGCGCCGGCGGACGCGCGCATGTGGTACGAGCGCGCGGCACAGCACGGCGTGGCCGCCGCGATGAATGCACTGGCGCGGTTCCACGCGGAGGGCCGGGGGGGTCCGCCCGATCGGCGGGAGGCCTATGTGTGGTGCTTGCTGGCGGCGCGCGCGGGCGATGAGGTCGGCCGTCGCAACTGCGAAGTGCTCGCCGGGGCGTTGTCGGCACTGGAGCGGTTCCACGCTTCGCGCGAGGCGGCAGCCCGCGCTCGCGCCTGGGGACTGCCCTGA
- a CDS encoding PEP-CTERM sorting domain-containing protein (PEP-CTERM proteins occur, often in large numbers, in the proteomes of bacteria that also encode an exosortase, a predicted intramembrane cysteine proteinase. The presence of a PEP-CTERM domain at a protein's C-terminus predicts cleavage within the sorting domain, followed by covalent anchoring to some some component of the (usually Gram-negative) cell surface. Many PEP-CTERM proteins exhibit an unusual sequence composition that includes large numbers of potential glycosylation sites. Expression of one such protein has been shown restore the ability of a bacterium to form floc, a type of biofilm.), protein MKTTIRVLWAGLMAGAIVATAAPITPGNLLVYRVDGNGAPLGSDAAIVRIDEYDLAGNLIQTFTMPSGGSGTRLTGSGTATSEGKITVSPNGQYVGIVGYDAAENAPSVITTINRTVARIKTTDGSVDLSTTGPLGGNDNARAAAFDDTGTQIWAALNGGTGTGPTARGIRYLTLGQTTTGTLLTNINSRGVRIFSGQLYEWGDAAGNMGVYAVGTGLPTAPPAPPVALPGIGDVDLDTYGFYMADLDTSVPGYDTLWMARDATGVSKYSLVGGTWTLNNTIDPGTVFHIDGIPRAGGVILAIVNGSAAGNTVEYLFDNSGYNQPMSGSFTVLATAPSFNAFRGVAFVVPEPGTVGLLALASTAVAVVRRRRVAAEPAE, encoded by the coding sequence ATGAAGACGACGATCCGGGTGCTGTGGGCTGGGCTGATGGCGGGAGCAATCGTGGCGACTGCGGCGCCGATCACGCCGGGAAACCTGTTGGTGTACAGGGTGGATGGGAACGGCGCGCCGCTGGGCAGCGACGCGGCAATCGTGCGGATTGATGAGTATGACCTGGCGGGCAATCTGATTCAGACGTTTACGATGCCATCGGGCGGCAGCGGCACGCGTCTGACGGGCAGCGGCACGGCGACCTCGGAAGGTAAAATCACGGTCTCCCCCAACGGTCAGTATGTGGGCATTGTCGGCTACGATGCGGCGGAAAACGCGCCGTCGGTGATTACGACAATCAACCGGACCGTTGCGCGGATCAAGACTACGGACGGCAGTGTGGACCTCTCCACCACGGGGCCGCTCGGGGGGAACGACAACGCACGGGCGGCTGCGTTTGACGACACGGGAACACAGATCTGGGCAGCGCTGAACGGTGGAACCGGGACGGGACCGACGGCCCGCGGCATCCGATACCTGACGTTGGGCCAGACGACGACGGGGACGCTGCTGACCAACATCAACTCGCGCGGGGTCCGCATCTTTTCGGGTCAGCTGTATGAGTGGGGGGACGCGGCGGGCAACATGGGCGTGTATGCGGTCGGGACGGGCCTGCCGACCGCACCGCCAGCGCCGCCCGTCGCGCTGCCGGGAATCGGCGATGTGGACCTGGACACCTACGGATTCTACATGGCCGATCTGGACACCAGCGTGCCGGGCTATGACACGTTGTGGATGGCCCGCGACGCCACGGGCGTTTCAAAGTACTCCCTGGTGGGCGGCACGTGGACGCTGAACAATACCATTGATCCCGGCACGGTGTTCCACATTGACGGGATCCCGCGGGCGGGCGGAGTGATTCTCGCGATTGTGAACGGGAGCGCGGCCGGCAACACGGTGGAATATTTGTTCGACAACTCCGGCTACAACCAGCCGATGAGCGGCTCGTTCACAGTGCTGGCCACCGCCCCGTCGTTCAATGCATTCCGGGGCGTGGCATTTGTTGTGCCGGAGCCGGGAACGGTGGGGTTGTTGGCACTGGCGAGTACGGCGGTCGCCGTCGTGCGGCGGCGTCGTGTGGCGGCTGAGCCGGCCGAATAA